CCATAAACACATTActgtttttaaggttaatttttctattctcaattttaacttatttatttaaacacttaataacgtttgaaaacatgttttttaatttatttaatgaCATAATTAGATTATAAATTGACTTTTTCTGCCCGGGAAGTTCCCGGGTTATAAAGATTCACAACTACATggtatatttttattaattaatatatatagatgcatatttatttttttagatatAAAGATTCACAACCCGGGAGTATtcccgggttataacctagttattccTATAAGTAATATCATACTCGGTTAAATACCCGAATATTCTCGTACATCATCTCCTTATATCCGCACAACAAACGACATTTCAATTCAAAAAACAACTAATGCatacaatgtcacacccccaaattaccacctaggacGTGTCCCtgatggaggtgtaacgattcaacaaagagccaccaatcatatcaaacacaagttaccatataataaaatacccaattgaaattaATGTAACATCTGAAAAGTTAAATCAAAAccaagtactgagcggaagcataaaagtatcaaTGTGtaatgtatcaaaagcaaattaagATAACGgtttatcatgaccacaaccactccagcagcatcagacagcaagctcccaagttccttcagtaatcacctacaagcatgtaaacaagtgtgtcagactacgctggtgagttcaaggttttgttaacaagttatgttaccatatgaaTGTTAATGCGGTTTAACCCTGCGATACAttgttgctcatgctagataccctagggagtgtgcccacgTGTATCCGGGGaatgggtaccccttaacgaccgattgctatgttgccttcgttagataccctagggagagtgcccatatgtatccgaggagtgtgcctctaacaaccatagccatacccagataattagttcacgcccgtccttacggcccggtgtgaggtttcccacctaatagcgctatcaactaatcacccccattgccctccaggcaataaccaaaaccgattaagttatttacccaatgtttcccttccaaatgtttaccagttgtcccaaaccaccgggacgcatgcttgagaaaagtgcagtgaactcaccttagagtgctcggtaggTTATGTTACTTGTTTTACAGTTGATTTACAGTTGATCAAAAACGTCCTATCATGAGTACCAATATCAATCAGTTTTGTATTCACACTGCACCACGTATCATATCACATATTACACAAGTCGCACTCATGAATTTTTACACACATCGTTACATAAGTTATAGCAAGTATCCGAATCCTGGTTACATTCACAACACAAGTTCATATTGCACTATAGCACCAGTCAAGTGATCTACTTCGCATTCAAGTAAACATGTTAGTCGTGGCACGAAATCATGTACATAATCAGCCGATTATCACCGTGAAATCATTCAGATGTCATAGTAAGTTTATAATACAGATTCATGTCCCAAAAATCGATTATCAGCCCATTAATTAACCCCTATGGTGTGCGGCCCATGTCATTCAGGCCTAATAAGTTACACAGCCCAACTCAAGGGTACAACCCAAATACATAAATGATTTCAGCCGGCCCATTTGATCTTAATTGGATCCTTTGTTTGCAGGCAAGTCACTCACAAAACCCAATATTAACGTTTTCTATTTCACCATTATCATAAATATTCAAATAAAGATTCAGTTTAGTCATGGGTGTATAATTAATATTAATCAACCTTGGGCTTAACAGTTAATTCTTGTCAACCATATATACTTGCACACAACAGTTTCATACACACATTTATTAACAAACCCCAACCCCCATGCATAGGTTCAAAACCCCATCCGATCAAGACTCCTATGTCGGCATTATTGACTAACAGGCATCTTAAAACAATGGTTCAGTGGTTCGCACACATTCATATTCAATAAATCGATGTCATCTAAGATCCCCTAGCACACGCATAATAATTCATATAACAACCGATTGCATATAGTTGAGCCAGATTCTACAAAGATTAATCGGACTTTATCACTTTCATAAACATATAGGCCTAATAAATCACTTTCATAACCATATGATGATTCGTAAACATGTTTGCACACAGATAGATTGCATAACCCTAAACTAACAAACATCAACTAAGACCACAAAGAAGTCAAGATGTTATGTACTAACCGAGAATTCTGATGGAAAGATAATCGTTCACCAAAGTTCGGCTATGAGCGATCGGCTATGAACGATCAGAGGGAAGCTAGGACGATTTGGGTTGTTCATCGATAATGGCGTGGGGTTTGTTATAATTATAGACTCAATTGGTGTGTTTGATTTGTATTATAATACGTATACATGATATGTTGGGCTGATTAATGTTGGGCTGATTATTCAAACAAGTAGCTGGGCCGGTCACTAAGGATCAATGCACAAGAGGTTGGGCTGGATAACTAATTAACAAAGGGTTTAGGGCCGTGGGTTATTTAATCGGGCATGGGCTCAAGCCCAAACATATGTGTTATGCGATTCCTATACATTAAATCGGGCATGGGCATGGGTTATTTAAGTGGGTTGATCTATAAATTAAATCTAATCATGGCTGATCCATAAATTTAAGCATAATCATGGGCTTGATAAGCCCAAACAATGTATGTAATTTGATTCGTATGGGCCGGACTCGGTTACCCGTTTAACAAAGCAAAGATTATGAAAGAGAAATAGCGCGGAATTGAGATTACAACTAACCtcggaagttcgggttgtcacatacaAAGCTGCTAAAGACATGTGGATTACAAAGCAAACACATGTATTAACTTCAATTTGTTTAGTACATCGAAAAGAAGAAAAAATTAAACAGAAAAGACTTCAAGTATAAAGTCAACGTGTGTGGTCGGTCACCTTACTTGATGAGAAAACAAATAGCTTAGTTTTTTTCTTCACAAAGACTCTTCATACAATCGTAGCAAATTACAAActcacaagttaaacacttaaaGATCATCTCGTAATGGAGACTGCGCCAACCATCCTCGTGACAAAGACCATCGCTTTCAACCCCTTGAACGAATGAAAGGGGGTGTGGATGGACTTCAATATTGTTATATGTGcccccaaatttcacatttacATAGCGATGAACGTAAGCACCATATTCAACATCTTTGGCATATGTTTCATAACGAAGTATTGACGGAGCACAAGCTGTATGCATAGATTGCATACACTCACGACAATGATAGAATGTATACTCAGGATTTAAATCCTCCTCACAAATTTCACAAAAATAGTCACTCATATGGTTCTCAATGGGAAAGTAACTCAGTTTCATAGGATGCTTGTCACACTTGTGTGTAGTTGTCTCTGGTATCAACAAAGCCTCCCTCAAGTGTATTACAAAGTCATCACTATGGCAACTGAAGTATGAATCACTATCAAATGTAAGGAGGTGATTCGGGTGAGAATTGTGAGTGATTTCTTTAGGTAGGAAGGCACAATTAACATCGATGTAGTAATCGCATTCGACACAACAATAAGCAAATCCATTGCAATTTAACCCGCAAAGACGACAAGCGAAGACCCCGAAAAACTTACCAATGACTTTTGAATGGAGAATCAGGGGGTGTCGTGGGTGACGAGGGTGGTCTTTTAGTTCAGTAGGCAGTCGGGAGCACCACTCGTGGAGCACAAAGTTGCAATGCTCCCCCTCCTCATTAGAACACACGTAAACTGGCCCACTCGTAATTGGTCTTAAACATCCATTGCACAAAAGTTCAATCCTCTTTGTTGGGTCATGGTAGGATATTCGGCTATCTTCCAGGATTAGTGGGTGTTGATGACTCACTTCATGTGTTTTTGATCCACTTTCTTTGAAAAACAAGTGTTTTAGTAGGCTATAAGATGGATCAGGAAATGGAAGATGAAGAAGATCAGGGTGTTCAACATCGTCGTAGTTTTTAATCATTTTGTCTGTAGCTGGTGAAAACAACAACATTAAAATATTAGATAAACATAGAACCAATAACATATTTAGAAATAactataaacatatatattaggTAGGGTGGTAGGTCTACCTGGAGATGTTGCGCAATCTAGATGGGTATAGTATCTGCATTTCTCGCATTTATACAGCCAAAGATGTGAACTAGAAGAAAACCCGTGACGGCATACCCTACACCGTGGGTATCTTTTGGATTCTATATCCGTTTTTGGAAAGGAATAAGCAAGGGTGAGAGGATGAATATGGGAGTAGATATCATTTGTCGTATGTTGGATTTGCAATTTTTTCGGTAGAAAAGCACAATCACTATGAATGAAATAAGAACTAGCACACGTGGGACAATGATAAAAGATCCCTTTATGCTCCTTCCCGCATGCATCACACTCGTCTAAAATTTGTCTGGGGATGCGAACTAGTGGGTGTTTATGGCTAGGAtgatagatgatattcttttgtaGCCTTTTTTTAGCACAATTTGCATCAACCTTAAAATCACAAAGATTACAGCGGTAAAGTAGCTCTCTAGGCTTCCTAAATCGATTACAAATACTACAATTCCAATAGTAGTTAACTAGGCAGAAGCCAAGAGTATGACCAGCCTCACAAATGTCTTCCAATCTATCGGGAAGCTCTGCACAAAACTTATGGATAGAAAAATCACTACATGTAGAACAAGAGTAGTAATACCTATGGAACCAGTTGATTTCTTCATGACACCGGGAACACAAACATCGGAAGTCTTGTTTTGCATCTACTTCATCTTCGTTCTCTTCCTTGTCTTCTTCATAGTCTTCATTCTCTTCCTCCGACCACAAATTTGTAAGATTTAATGGATGTTCGTGCTCAAACatcataagttttttttttgtttttctagtAAAAAAATAGTATGAGAAGAAACAGACACAAAGGTAAACAACAAATGAAATGAAAAGAGAATTGGGAAGATAGAGGAGCAAACGAAGATGTGATGCGGGTGAGTTATGAAAAGGATGAGCTAGCATTTATAGGCATAAATATACATACTTAACTTCATTACCAAGTTTATGTTACCCATCACGTActaaaagtatatatatatatatatatatatatatttatatgattgCAGATTAAAAACACATTTTGCAAATTAAATTATCTTCATTATCAAGTCttgtatgtaaaaaaaaaaacatgttggaTGGTAACATGAAATTGTGATCTGTTAATGTTATTATTCCTGATTAtaataagggtaaattacacttttcgtccgttatgtttgtagcgggttgcaaaggtgtaatgagttttctaaataaacgattgtgactgtaattgttgaagttaaaggtcattcgttgcaacccgctacaaacataaaggaccaAAAGTGGAATTTACCCTTATAATAACATTagcatattaatttttttttttaaattaaacttcattaaaacacacctccgacccaaacgggcaaaaggccaATACAAGACAACacccccgacccaaacgggcaaagggcCAAACTACAACACATTAGCATATTAAATGATGTTTTAGAATATTATAAGCAGGCAATTGTTAAAAAATATCTTGAAATTATCAACTTTTTTCGATAAATCATAAAAGCGCCATTGTCAATTTCATTAATTAGTTGTTATCTAGTTTATGAATTTTTATTGCATTAATTAGTTGTTATCTAGTTTATGAATTTTTATCAAAGTGCATTAAGTCCATGAGTATCTTGGTGTGTTATTCCTAGAACTTAATTTTTACCAAGTGGGATGACGGTTTAAATCTCAGCTGACCACGGCTTCTGAGCTGTGGAAGAATTTAATCGTATCACAGCTAGTTTACAGCCCATATTTATCTTGGTTCAGCGGGACGAATGGTCTTGGATAGGGGCAGATTCGGTCGATTTCTCTGTGGGTGCAGTTCAGCGTTTATTTGCTTGGTGCGCCGAAATGGGTAGGATACATACGGCTTTGGCATTAAGAAGCAGAAATATTTAAGCATGGTATTTTTTTTAAAGGGAAAGGAAAATATGTTTGAAGTCATGAATATTCCTATGAAGATGTTTAAGCATGGTATTTTTTAAAGGGAAAGGAATATATGTTTAAAGTCATGAACTATTCATATCAAAACATATCTATTACacaaaaggaaaaagaaaagaaggtGTGATTATATGGCATTTGTTTTatgttttcttatttttttattttttattctaTACACccttaaaaaaatttaaaaaaaaattaaaatatgttCCTCTTTTACTAATCAGACGTTTAGATCAGGGGGTGTGGTTTAACGCCACCTCACCAACTAAGCAACTATAGCGTCCCGGGACGCTAAAGACCACACCGAGCAAATGAAAGGGGGGCGCTATCATATTCTCGCCGGTGTGTTAACGGAAGAAAAATGGGATTTTCGATGTGGGTGGGTTAAAGTGACCATTATGCAActgaaaggggggggggggtatcaaCGTTATGGGGGATTTATAccacaccctgcaagttaaaGGAAGGGATCGATTTTAAAGCCCCCTGTGTGACGTGACGCTGAgatggcgtgataaagcccctaccACTCCCTCGAGCCTTAGTGTAAGTGATACCAAAATAAGATGAACACTAATTAATCTTGCAAGAAAAGAAATTAATACAAGAATTTATGTGTTTCACAGGAATATGGATTTACATCCAAGACCGTATTAAAGATTTCATTATTTTTGTATTAATGTGTTATTAGTTTACAATATATATAGCATTATGCAGGGAAGATTAATCCTATATTGTTGCTAATTTGTCAAGTTACTTGTTTTTTCAAGTTGCTTAGGGGAGTGGGGGCGGATGGTTTATAACGCGTGATAGCGTATTATAACGCGTGGAACAATTGTGAAGACCATCGCCACCATAGTATATAACGCGTGCAATATTCCACACGTGGATTTTATCACGCTGTGGAAAATGGGTGTTGTGAGGGAACATTGGGGTTTATttttgggtgttgtgagtgatagGCAATGCCACTAAaaaatgttgtgagtgatggaaaaatggttgatgacatggtgGAACTTGATTGGGTGCTTGTGAGTTCTATCACTACtgaccacccccacccccttACAAACAGACTTGTAAAATCAGGCATAAAATCCATCCAAACCAGACCATATTATTCTATTTTTTTCTCTTCTCGTCCTAATTTCCGCCCACTCTGTTGGGAGCGGGACCTAAACAAGGTACTGCAATCTCGGTATTCCATGATGTGGCCGCTATCACATTCCTACAACAAAAGTCATACTTCATGACTTAACAAACCTAGCaactaatttttttttccatTAAAACTATTTTCTTCTTAAAACTTTTTGGTTGATTTAGCATTTAATAAAGATATAAAGATGCAACTATATATAACAAGGCAAGTTACATATTTGACACGTGCCTTCCAAAAATAAAACATATTTGACACGTAGGAATATGCAATCCCTCTTAACTCACTCTACCAAAATTCAAAAGGAATTCAGAGTAGCATCTCTTTGATTCtttatcattttttttcttttgctttttttCTTTTGTACAATGCACATAAATTGTTCAAATATattattcaaattattttttcttttgtttttttttcttttttcttttgtaCTGTTTAAATCTAATATTTCAGTTAttttttcttttgctttttttcttttttcttttgtaCAATACACGTAAATTCTTTTTTCTTTTGTACAATACACGTAAATTGTTCAAATCAAATATTCCAATTATTTTTTACTTttgctttttttcttttttcttttgtaCAATACACGTAAATTGTTCAAATCTAATATTctaattattttttcttttttcttttgtaAGACACACATATTGTTCAAATATAATATTCCAATATTCCAATTATTACTTAGAAGTAAAGAAAAAGACGTGATGGTCTTTTTACAACTTTGCATCTTTCTAATTTTCTTACACGTAATTCTTTTTCTAGACAGATGAAGATAATAATGTcggatattttagtgtaattggGATTAATTTGGCGACTAAAGTGAACTTAATATGGATAAATTACTTTTTGaattattgtgttttagtgattttaaCTACTTGAATCCAAAGTCAAAAATTTTAACGCACTGAGTCCCGAACCGcccattttataacgttttgagtccaatttttaacacatgtacttttgattttggactcaagtggttaaaaccactaaaacacagggactcaaagcGTTATAAAATAAGCGGTTAGAGACTCAAAATGTTAAACCTTttaattttggactaaagtggttaaaaccgCTAAAACAAAGGGACtgaaaaagtaatttactcatttAATACACATCAAACAAGTTAGGTGGTGCACGAGTGCACGCTTGTATGAGTTGTTATAATTTTAAGTGTTCGGACGAAACCCCTAATGGGTGTTCCAAGGGGGCAACAACGAGGATTCAAGGGCAACACCCCTGGGTAGCAGGTCCTAGGGGCGGCACCCACTGGAGGGCCAAGGGGAAGAGCCCCTGGCTCGGGTCGAAACGGAAGTTTAATGCACCTTTTAAGGCATTAAAAGAAAACAACTGGGCACACGAGACATCTACTTTTGGGTTTTACCGCTTCTCTCCTACTAAATTATGgatatttatatattttacttATATAAACTTCACCATGTTCAAAGTTATGTTTgtctaaatattaaaaaaaacgaaaaataaTGATGATAATTGTTTTAATGAGTGTTTTTAAAAATATTCAAATATTTAATGTGGTTGGATGGTAAAAAATACAACaggttaaataataaaaaataggtGGCACTAAAAAAATCAATCTTAATACCCGGTTAAATAAATATTGATTTAAAATTAACTTAACAAAATTTATAACTGCCACGTCAATATTACATTTTTTTAAATACATATCTTGACTACTATATGTTGACAAATTACATTATGTTATATTATAATACAGGTTTATTTTATCATGCAatgcatatgttttttttttaattattattaactaTATAACGTTACATTtatcaacccgtataatacacaagattgtaaactagttttttataataaaaactaTCTAGAGGCAGTATCTGGCAGTTGATCTCTTCATCCCCCAATTCGAAATCCAATTTTGGTTACACCCTATTCTAGTTCATACGAATTACACAACACACACATACTAGGTTCTATTTTTCAATATGCATTGTATTAGGTTTGATATTTCGAGAGAACTACCAAAATTATTATATAATACTCTAATTTGCAACATTTTGTTGCATTAGAGGTTGTACCACATGCTTAAAAGGTATTTCTTTATAACTTGTGGATACATCTTCACTGGGGTTTTCTACCACTTCGTCCTTTCTGCTCATTTTACCCAAACTCATAACACACATTTACAGAGAAATACAGACGGAGAGAGAACGACGTGAGAGAGAAACCGATGAAAGGAAGCGGAAGCCAATCACCCCAACCCGATGAAGGTGATGATGGTGACGACTACGATAACCAGATTGGCAGCGATGGCGGCTAGGGTTCCAGTTTGGGGGTTTTTGAAACCAGGTCGTCAAGGTGTTGAGGACGTCTGCAGTCTGGTTGGCGGCTAGGGTTCCAGTTAGGTAAGAGATTTTTGTTAATCTTGTGACCGGAAATTGCACATCAATTGTATAAAATGCCTGAATGAGATTTTTCGTGAATTAACACTGTGGTAGATTGGTAGTTTGGTACTGTGGTTGCTGGTCAATTTTAAATGGGTTGCTAAAAAGTTACAAACTACTACTTGAAGATCATTGCTAATGAACCGATTTGTTTTCAATTTTGACTGTATTTCATGTGCACTAATCAAGTATAAATCTTTTTAAAGAGCGGATTATAAGTTTGAAATTAATTGGTTAACTGTTTTTTTGTGAGGTGTTGCAATCATATAACCTGTTTATGTAAAAGTTGTATGCTTGGTTGGTGTATTGATTTTCACTAGCTACTAATTAGTGTTTAGAAGTTGTCCTTGCTACGGAAAGAAGATTATATAGACGGAAGGACACCCGTTATGTTCTTTTGTGATCAAGATAGTATATAAGTCCATCTAGATGCATGTAACTTGCAGTTTTGTACATCTTCACATGAATTAAGTTGTGTTCTGTGTTCTTGTAGATATATGTTTATCACTGGCTTGTAATATTATTCTATGTTGCTAATCTTAAGCGACTgatgaaaacaaaataaaaataaagaacaTAAATTAACATTATCTTAAAAAATATTAGTTTCATAATATGAACAACACAAGGTATAAAATGGTAAACGTGTGTAAGCCAGTGAAGACAAGTCCTAGGTCCTGGTCCAGAATTGTTTTACATGGCAGTAAATAACAAACTATGCTTCCATTCTCGAATATTGAATTTTATGCTACCAAAACTTTTTTTTATCTTATATTATGGTTTTCCTACATGAAAAAAGATTTCTACAAGCTATAAGCAATTTGTTCATGTTCATGTTTATGTGAAATTGTGAATATGGTGTGACAACTTTCTCAGTTTGGGCTTGTCACCTGTCAATAAAAAGAGTTATTATGTCTTAATTGTTTGTTTTAAATGTGTTCCATGGCTCTACATAATTGCAGATTCAGTTAATTAGGATTCAGCTAAGAGTGCCTGAGTATGGTTGGACAACACAAAAAGTTTTCTACCTCATTAACTTCATTGTAAATGGAGGTAGAACATCAACCATCTATtgaatcattttcttttaaacgATTCATGGTGACAAATATATCACTCGCTCGGTTTTTTTGCAGTGCGTGCCATTGTCTTTGGGTTTCACTTAGACCGCCCGTAGTGggcgtttttaaaaaaaaaattcccaAACACGCCCCTTCACCCCCCCCCGGTGTGATCGGGCGTCATTCGCGAAAAAATGGTTTGTGGCGTGTTTTGAAACACGCTCAAGGGGCAAATCTTCGACCAATCAGAACGAGATGCAACGGTCATAAACAAATGGCtagatttaattttttttttcccgGACTTTCTTGAAAACATTTCACTTTCAAATTTTTTCAGTTAATATGCAATATCATCAAGCTGTCCTAACTGTTTTTCAGTTAATACGCCCAAAAACGCCTCTtcactaccccccccccccggtctaCTGTTTTTCTCAACATATACTCTAACTGTCCTATTTTGGGCTGAGATATATCACCAAGCTAAGAATTTACCAACGAGTAAACTCAGGATTATATATGTATCAGTTAACGCGGGGGTTTATTTGATACTTCGGATCTGATTTACATTATCTAATTTGCCATCTTTGATgaaatgtttttttatataatgaTGGCAGGGTTTACTAGCACAAGAAGATTACTGTCATCTGATGCAACTGCGGGTGCATCTCCTTTGACGCCAACACTCGCTGATCGCTATGGgaaagctgaagctgagaaagcCGTCTCTAAACCTTCAAAAGTCCAAGCAATTCTCAAAAACATAAAACAACTTCTTCACTATGCAATTAattcggtgatatatcggttatcggttcCCATGTGAAATATCGGTGTTAAATATCAGTCAGAATATTGATACCAATGGTTGGCGCATAGGTACTAACCTTCAACTTTAACCTTAAAAgtattattatattatacataATCTTAAAAGTGAATATTTGTGGacattttgttggtgcacttgtgtctgtactttgtctgtattcggtctgatataaacgatgtcctgatttgtattgtaagttgaccaagtcaaccatcctccggtttgacttggacaacagttgaaagatgttctgatcgaaggatagcctcgaaggatacacctgatccttcgaggtgatcgaaagatatggttcgaccatggttcgaccattagacctcgaaggatgatccttcgaggtccacgctgatctttcgtgtaacatgtggtcg
This genomic stretch from Helianthus annuus cultivar XRQ/B chromosome 8, HanXRQr2.0-SUNRISE, whole genome shotgun sequence harbors:
- the LOC110871784 gene encoding uncharacterized protein LOC110871784, which encodes MMFEHEHPLNLTNLWSEEENEDYEEDKEENEDEVDAKQDFRCLCSRCHEEINWFHRYYYSCSTCSDFSIHKFCAELPDRLEDICEAGHTLGFCLVNYYWNCSICNRFRKPRELLYRCNLCDFKVDANCAKKRLQKNIIYHPSHKHPLVRIPRQILDECDACGKEHKGIFYHCPTCASSYFIHSDCAFLPKKLQIQHTTNDIYSHIHPLTLAYSFPKTDIESKRYPRCRVCRHGFSSSSHLWLYKCEKCRYYTHLDCATSPATDKMIKNYDDVEHPDLLHLPFPDPSYSLLKHLFFKESGSKTHEVSHQHPLILEDSRISYHDPTKRIELLCNGCLRPITSGPVYVCSNEEGEHCNFVLHEWCSRLPTELKDHPRHPRHPLILHSKVIGKFFGVFACRLCGLNCNGFAYCCVECDYYIDVNCAFLPKEITHNSHPNHLLTFDSDSYFSCHSDDFVIHLREALLIPETTTHKCDKHPMKLSYFPIENHMSDYFCEICEEDLNPEYTFYHCRECMQSMHTACAPSILRYETYAKDVEYGAYVHRYVNVKFGGTYNNIEVHPHPLSFVQGVESDGLCHEDGWRSLHYEMIFKCLTCEFVICYDCMKSLCEEKN